The genome window AACGGTCCATGGACCATCGAACCAACTATCTCGGTTACTTCAGCACTGCCCAGATGCCTTCAAGCTTCTCGAGCTAACTTCTCTCTGCTCTGGACTACAAATCATTGAGCATATATCTGTTATATCGGTCTTCCGAACCACTGACTTGAAACTTTCCGGCTGATATATAAACATCTCAGATTTCGACACTTTTGCTGTTTGTCgatttcttcttccttATCCCACTTCTTGTCTATTCGCTGTTCTTATATATTGCATATGGCCAACAAACTTACTCATACACATATCAAACTTATCAAAAATGGCTTACGAAAAAGGTTCCGAAAAGAAAGGTGCTACTCTGTTCAAAACCAGATGTCTACAATGTCACACCGTTGAGGAAGGTGGTCCAAACAAGGTTGGTCCAAATTTGCACGGTATCTTCGGTAGACACTCTGGTCAAGCTCCAGGTTTCTCCTACACCGATGCAAACATCAAGAAAAATGTCTTATGGGATGAGAATAACATGTCTGAATACTTAACTAATCCAAAGAAATACATTCCAGGTACAAAGATGGCTTTCGGTGGTTTGAAGAAGGAAAAGGACAGAAACGATTTAATCACTTACTTAGTTAAGGCAACTAAATAGACATAAAAGCACAAATAGAAAACTCATACTTGGGAGTTAATTGATTATCCCAATGCTAACTATTTTTAACGATATATTCCATTAATAGTAcacatatttatttatattcatgTATATAAACGAATTCaacatttatttaaattaaaaaaagagattattatttatactATGTGTACATATATGACTATTTGGGATGCAAGAGGGATGTCTAAGTGTTCTTGAAATTGGTTTAAATCGATGCGAAAACTTCGATAAGTTTACAGTATGTAGGTGACAATGAATCCAATCACCATCGAAACCCAATTATTTGTCAGTACAGAAACTGCACCACCGGTGCTATTAGCGGTAGTGCTCAAGTCCTGGAAGAATTTCGTTTTTTGTTCAGCATTAATGGAACTAGACGATGTGATTTGTGATTCTGCTGTACTAAAAGACGAGTCGGACTTGTTGTTGGAAGACTTGGATGAGGTAGTCTTTGATGTCTTAGCACTGGAACTGGAACTGCTTGACGAACTAGTATAGTTGGTTAGTCCAGAATCACCAAGgttcttcaaaatcataTTGGCGTCAACGATGGCAACATCCTTCTCGAGAAATGAGTCTGAACTCACGAATTTGTAAGAAGAAGTACCATTCTTGGTAGTTCCTTTAGGTGGGTCATAACATGTAATATTAGCTTCATTCAAAATCATGTAATAGTAACCTGGATCACTTATGTCTTCAGCATCCCAATCAATAGCACCACCGGCCCATTCAATAGTACCTTGTCCCTGACTGGAGTCACCACCTGGCCAAATAGATATTTGGATTCTACTTGGGGTTTGTGGATATCTGTAAACTCCAGTTGTTGCATTATatgtttcatttttgtatAATGTTCTGCCAACAACACCATCTATGGACCACACAGTTTTGTCCTCTTGCCAGTCTATTTCATAAGTGTGGAAGTTTGAAAATGTATCGGTTGTCGAAATATTAGCACTGTTACTGTAATTTAAAGTACCTTGCCAATAGAAGTTAGTTTGAGCGGTATCTAAATCTGTTCCAACAAACTCGTAATCGATTTCATCTTC of Tetrapisispora phaffii CBS 4417 chromosome 6, complete genome contains these proteins:
- the CYC7 gene encoding cytochrome c isoform 2 (similar to Saccharomyces cerevisiae CYC7 (YEL039C) and CYC1 (YJR048W); ancestral locus Anc_1.482) yields the protein MAYEKGSEKKGATLFKTRCLQCHTVEEGGPNKVGPNLHGIFGRHSGQAPGFSYTDANIKKNVLWDENNMSEYLTNPKKYIPGTKMAFGGLKKEKDRNDLITYLVKATK
- the UTR2 gene encoding chitin transglycosylase UTR2 (similar to Saccharomyces cerevisiae UTR2 (YEL040W); ancestral locus Anc_1.483); amino-acid sequence: MKLSLFLLSFVALIQSLTIASDSIYCNTTAHCPESMPCCSFTGVCGTGEYCLGSCNPAYSYSIDACLPVPVCKDMSTLFNKYSDKLVNAYSYLGNASEADWTYTGYVMDYEDEESLVLAMPKNTTGTVLSTTRYMWYGKYSIRLKTSHLAGVITAIVLYSQVEDEIDYEFVGTDLDTAQTNFYWQGTLNYSNSANISTTDTFSNFHTYEIDWQEDKTVWSIDGVVGRTLYKNETYNATTGVYRYPQTPSRIQISIWPGGDSSQGQGTIEWAGGAIDWDAEDISDPGYYYMILNEANITCYDPPKGTTKNGTSSYKFVSSDSFLEKDVAIVDANMILKNLGDSGLTNYTSSSSSSSSSAKTSKTTSSKSSNNKSDSSFSTAESQITSSSSINAEQKTKFFQDLSTTANSTGGAVSVLTNNWVSMVIGFIVTYIL